A single region of the Pseudalkalibacillus berkeleyi genome encodes:
- the hflX gene encoding GTPase HflX produces MAEPSKLNERTLLVGCQLQGKDDTLFESSMIELAALVKTAQGDPVMEVSQKRERIHPATVVGKGKVEEIEALIEEIEVDLVIFNHELSPSQMRNLSEALDIKVIDRTQLILDIFAQRAKSREGKLQVELAQLEYLLPRLSGQGAQLSRLGGGIGTRGPGETKLETDRRHIRNRITDIKTQIKTVASHRQRYRERRKTNQAFQIALVGYTNAGKSTWFNVLTDSDAYQEDQLFATLDPMTRKLKLPSGMVALLTDTVGFIQDLPTSLVASFRSTLEEVTEADLIVHMVDISDPNRDKHQETVISLLKELGADKIPMLTVYNKNDLDHEALTHYQSLSVSAIRNEDPKTLLRTIEETIKSSMVPYKVAVPSNEGKLLSELQRLTILEHRFWDDEYNVYVCEGYAHPTLPIYDQIQTLIRTGDIDTE; encoded by the coding sequence TTGGCAGAACCATCGAAATTAAATGAACGAACATTATTAGTAGGGTGTCAATTGCAAGGCAAGGATGACACCCTTTTTGAATCTTCAATGATTGAGCTTGCTGCACTGGTGAAAACTGCACAAGGTGATCCTGTCATGGAGGTAAGTCAAAAGCGTGAACGAATTCATCCAGCAACTGTAGTAGGAAAAGGGAAAGTTGAGGAAATAGAAGCATTAATTGAAGAAATAGAGGTTGACCTCGTGATCTTTAATCATGAGTTATCTCCAAGCCAAATGAGAAACTTAAGTGAAGCACTAGACATAAAAGTAATTGATCGCACTCAGTTAATCCTTGATATATTTGCCCAACGTGCAAAATCAAGAGAAGGTAAGCTTCAAGTTGAACTCGCACAACTAGAGTATTTATTACCTCGATTGTCAGGTCAAGGTGCACAGTTGTCTAGACTTGGTGGTGGAATCGGGACAAGAGGTCCTGGTGAGACCAAACTAGAAACCGATCGTCGACATATTAGAAATCGGATTACGGATATCAAGACACAAATAAAGACTGTTGCTTCACATCGTCAGCGGTACCGTGAACGTAGAAAGACAAACCAAGCTTTCCAAATTGCCCTTGTAGGTTATACGAATGCTGGTAAATCAACATGGTTTAATGTGCTGACAGACTCAGATGCTTATCAAGAAGATCAGTTATTTGCAACACTTGATCCGATGACTCGCAAATTAAAGTTACCAAGTGGAATGGTTGCTTTATTGACTGATACAGTCGGTTTTATACAGGATCTACCGACCAGCTTGGTCGCTTCATTCCGGTCAACGCTTGAAGAAGTTACAGAAGCAGACCTTATCGTGCATATGGTTGATATTTCTGATCCAAATCGGGACAAGCATCAAGAAACCGTTATTTCTTTGTTAAAAGAACTAGGAGCGGATAAAATTCCGATGCTAACCGTTTATAATAAAAATGATCTCGATCATGAAGCATTGACACACTATCAGTCGTTATCTGTTTCAGCGATACGAAATGAAGATCCAAAGACATTGTTGAGAACGATTGAAGAAACAATTAAGTCTTCAATGGTTCCTTATAAAGTAGCAGTACCGTCTAATGAAGGGAAATTACTTAGTGAATTACAACGTCTAACGATATTAGAACATCGTTTTTGGGATGACGAATATAACGTATATGTATGCGAAGGATACGCCCATCCTACTTTACCGATTTATGATCAAATACAAACCTTGATCCGGACAGGAGACATTGATACAGAATGA